The following are from one region of the bacterium genome:
- a CDS encoding alanine--glyoxylate aminotransferase family protein: MGKKYYLMSPGPTSVPPEVSLAEAKPILHHRTKDFEAVLGKVNEEIKYLFRTQNDVFTFASSGTGAMESAVANLLCAGDTALVVRGGKFGERWGNICKAYGVNFIPLDIEWGCAVSANEIEAKLKENPDIKAVFTTLCETSTATLMPIKEIGEVVAKTTACLVVDAVSGLGVDEFRMDEWNVDVAAVGSQKGLMIPPGLAFAAVSPRAMAMSKTSTLPKFYFSFAAYKKGLESGEPPYTPPVSLIYALQQALDMIKQETIEKVWQRHAILAQATRAGITALGLRLLSKNPANGLTAAFGPGEDDAGIIVKKYSQLGITVAGGQDHLKGKIFRVAHMGYAEMFDVIMAISALEMILMEMGYKFEIGAGVKAAEEVLQKV; the protein is encoded by the coding sequence ATGGGTAAAAAGTATTATCTGATGTCGCCAGGACCTACCTCAGTTCCACCAGAGGTAAGTTTAGCTGAGGCAAAACCGATTCTTCACCATCGGACAAAGGACTTTGAAGCGGTGCTTGGTAAGGTAAATGAGGAGATAAAATATCTATTCCGAACACAAAATGATGTTTTTACCTTTGCTTCATCAGGAACAGGGGCAATGGAATCAGCCGTGGCAAATCTGCTCTGTGCTGGTGATACTGCTCTGGTTGTCCGAGGTGGAAAATTCGGTGAACGGTGGGGAAATATCTGTAAGGCTTATGGTGTTAATTTTATTCCTTTAGACATAGAATGGGGTTGTGCGGTTAGCGCTAATGAGATTGAGGCTAAATTAAAGGAGAATCCAGATATAAAGGCGGTATTTACTACCCTGTGTGAGACCTCTACGGCAACCCTTATGCCGATTAAAGAAATTGGTGAGGTAGTTGCCAAAACTACTGCGTGTCTGGTGGTAGATGCGGTTAGCGGTCTGGGCGTGGATGAATTCAGGATGGATGAGTGGAATGTCGATGTCGCCGCAGTTGGCTCTCAAAAGGGCTTGATGATTCCACCAGGATTGGCTTTTGCCGCAGTTAGCCCCAGGGCAATGGCAATGAGTAAAACTTCGACCTTACCTAAATTCTATTTCTCTTTTGCGGCGTATAAAAAAGGATTGGAATCTGGTGAACCGCCTTATACCCCTCCTGTTTCTTTGATTTATGCCTTGCAACAGGCACTTGATATGATTAAACAGGAAACTATAGAAAAGGTATGGCAAAGACATGCCATTTTGGCACAAGCTACCCGCGCCGGAATTACAGCATTAGGCTTACGACTCCTATCAAAAAACCCGGCAAATGGACTGACGGCGGCTTTTGGACCTGGAGAAGATGACGCCGGGATTATTGTTAAAAAATATAGCCAATTAGGGATAACCGTAGCCGGCGGTCAGGACCATCTCAAAGGAAAAATATTTAGAGTTGCTCACATGGGTTATGCAGAGATGTTTGATGTCATCATGGCTATCTCTGCCTTAGAAATGATACTGATGGAGATGGGCTATAAATTTGAGATTGGGGCGGGGGTAAAAGCCGCTGAGGAGGTACTCCAGAAGGTATAG